One segment of Deltaproteobacteria bacterium DNA contains the following:
- the rbfA gene encoding 30S ribosome-binding factor RbfA, producing the protein MKPFSRSDRVGGLIQRELSNLLQKNVSDPRLEGTIITGVKMSRDLRIAKIYFTSHGGKTQSQATAEGFKSALGYVKRHLADKLGLRYMPALQFYYDESFDYGANIDKLLQTAKKQAVK; encoded by the coding sequence AGGGTCGGCGGGCTGATACAACGAGAGTTGTCGAATCTCTTGCAAAAAAATGTCAGCGATCCGCGCCTCGAGGGCACGATCATCACGGGCGTGAAGATGTCGCGGGACTTGAGAATTGCCAAGATATATTTCACGTCTCACGGTGGTAAGACGCAAAGCCAGGCCACGGCGGAGGGCTTTAAAAGCGCTCTCGGATACGTAAAGCGTCACCTTGCAGACAAGCTGGGTCTGAGGTACATGCCGGCGCTGCAATTTTACTATGACGAATCGTTCGACTATGGAGCAAATATCGACAAGCTCCTGCAAACAGCCAAGAAGCAAGCCGTAAAATAG